The genome window TAGGCGTCGTCGGAGCCGTAGGCCAGTTCCGGCGCGTCGGGATCGCGATAGACGCTGGGATCGCCGAAGTCGACCTTCGGCGCTGCGGCCGGCGCATTCAGAAGATCGCCTGGCGGGCCGCAGCCGGCCGGGGCCAGCAGGCCGGCGAGGCAGAGCGCTGCGGCAGCCCGTCGCGGGCGGCGCCTCAAGCCTTCGATCGGAAACCTTGGGTCCGGCATGCCTCTCCCATCGCACCGCCCGCCGCCGTCCGACCGGCTGGCGGCCTCCTTCCAGCTCGGACCTGCGACGACCTCTCGTCCCGAGGCCGGCCTCGAACCGCCGCGCCTGCGATCCCGGGAGTTTACCGCTTTCGCCCTCCATTTGAAGCAGCCGGCGCCCGGGATCACAGAGTTGATGCAGGGATTTCGATGCTTGGCACCGCTGCGGCGACGAGATTTCCACAGTCCCGGGCGTATGGTTAACGGATTCTTATGACTTTCAGGTTTGATCTAAGGTTAAGGATCAACTCTAGATCGAAAGGCATGGTCATGAAGCAATCTATGCTTCTGATCCTAATCGTTGTGGCGGCAACTGTCTTTTCAGCCCTGACCGGTTCGACAAGCATCCCAACGATCCAGAGCAACGGGAAGGTCAGCGACGGCGGCGATCCGGTGCAAGACCGGAAGTCCTGCCGGCACTACCGCAAGCGGGCCGGCTACGACTGCGGCTGACCCGGAGGGCCGGGCGATGGCCGGCGGCGCTTCCTCAGGCCGCCCCTTCGTCGGTCCGGCCTGTTCCGGCATTTGATCCCGACCTGCCGGCGGCCGAAGCGCCGGCGGCAGCCCTTGCCCCGGGGCGAGGAGTCCGGTCCACTCGACCGGTCCGGCCCTCATCCAGTCGCCGAACCGCGCGACCTCTTCGAAGCGCAACCTCTTCGAAGATTGACACGGCGTCTGCGAAGGCGCCGCGCTCCTTGCGGTTCCGGGTTTCATGTCGACCCGCCAAGCTGCGTGGGATTCCAACAATTTGGCGCAGGGGGCTTGTATTTCGAAGCGGATGGCGCCATGAGTCACTGAGTGGTTGCACGTTTTCTTAGAGTGCCTTGCTTGCGCCGCCGGGCGCCACCGAGCAGCTCCTTTGATTTTGTGCACTCCAATCCGGCACGGAGGTTCGCTCCTTGGCGTCTTTTCGTGCGATGTCGTTGAGAAAGGAGTAGCTGTGGCTACCGGTACTGTGAAGTGGTTCAACCTGACCAAGGGTTACGGGTTTATTCAGCCGAGCGACGGCGGCGCGGATGCCTTCGTTCATATCTCCGCCGTCGAGCGTGCGGGCCTGCGTAGCCTGAGCGAAGGCCAGAAGGTCGAATACGAGCTGACGCCAGGACGGAACGGCAAGTCCTCGGCCGAGAACCTCGTCCTGATCGACTGAACGATCACCCGGGTTCGCCCTCCGGCCGCGGCGCGCTTGCAGCGCGCGGCCGGGGGCGGGTCCGGCACCAAGCCGGGCAGCACTCCGATCGCCCGGCTTTCGCATCCCGCCGGCCCCGGGTGCCGGCGGACGGCGAGCCTGTGCAAACGAACTTCGAGGAGAAGTCATGGCCCGCAAGCCGAACTACGACTTTGAACGCAGGGAGCGTGAAAGGCTCAAGGCCGAGAAGAAAGCTGCCAAGGCGAAGGCCAAGGCCGAGAAAGCCGAAAAGGCCAAGGCCGAGACCGCGGACTCCCTGCCAGAGCACAGCTAACGCCCCTTGGGCTGCACTGCGGTTTCTTCGCCGCCGTTCCACTCGGATCCGGCGCGGCCCGAGGTCCGACGCTAGGTTTGCGGCAACCGCAACGACGCAACCGGCTCCGAGAGTAGCGCCGGGGGCCGTGATCGTGCCCAGACCCCGGTGGATGGCCATTTCCTTGGACCAAGGGATGAGTTCCGATTTGGGCCGAGGCCGTCCGTGCCGGACCCCGCTGCGCGGAAGCCTTGCCCGGAGGGGCCGGCCTCTCGGAGCCTGACCCACTGTCCTCGATTGGGGAGCGTAGGCGCCGATGCCCGCGACGGACAGCCCCTTCCGGGGCATCTATCCCATGCTCTACGCCTACTTCGGCCGCGACGGCGGGCTCGACCGCGCAGCGCTGCGGCGCCAGGTCGCGCACTGCGTCGAGGCCGGTGTCCAGGGGCTCGCCGTGCTGGGGCTGGCGACCGAGGTCGACAAGCTGTCCCTCGAGGAGCGCCGCCGGCTGCTGGATTGGACGGCCGAGGACCTCGACGGCCGCCTGCCGCTCGCGGTGACGGTCTTCGGCGAGAGCGTCGAGGCCCAGGCCGACTTCCTGCGCGCAGTCGAGGCGGCCGGGGCCGACTGGGCGATCCTTCAGCCGCCGCGCCGGGCGGGGATGTCGGAAGCCGAGTGCCTGGCGTTCTTCTCCGCGGTCATGGCGACCAGCGCGCTGCCCGTGGCGATCCAGAACGCCCCGGAGTATCTCGGGATCGGCCTCGGGGTCGAGAGCATCGAGACCCTGCGGCGGCGGCACGACAACTTCGTCCTGCTTAAGGGCGAGGGGCCGGCGCTGACCATCCGGGAGGTGATCGAGGCCAGCGGCGAAGGGCTGGCGGTCTTCAACGGGCGCAACGGGCTCGAACTGCCGGACAACCTCAGGGCCGGCTGCGCCGGCGTCATCCCGGGGCCGGAGACCTGCGCGATCCAGGCGCGCATCTACGAGCTGATGGCCGGCGGGACGCCCGGCGGCGAGGCCGAGGCGGAGCGGCTCTACCGCGAGATCCTGCCGCTGCTCACCTTCGTCATGCAGTCGCTTCAGACCCTGCACTGCTACGGCAAGCGGATCCTGGCCTGGCAGCTGGACCTGGGCGAGGTCCACGACCGGGCCCCGGCCCTGGCGCCGACGGCCTTCGGCCTGGACTGCGTCCGGCGTCACGCCGAGGCCCTGGCGCGGATCTCGATCGAGACCCCGTAAGCCTCCTCCGACGGAAGAGAGGCGGCGGACCCTCGGGGCCAGCCGCCTCTCGGACTGCGGTTACCGCGCGAAGCCGGTCGTCAACGGCGGGTCACCGTAAAGTCGTCGTCGTCATCGTCATCGTCGTCGTCTGGACTCGCCCTCCGAACGGCGGCCCGGGCGTCGACCAAGCCGAAGCCGGTTCCGAAATCGAAGCCGACGTCGAAATCCGGCGTTGCCGGGTCGTCCATGTCGGTCGCCGTGTCCTCGAGAATGCGAAGGATCTCGTCGGCGGTCAGCGAGCGGTTGGCCTCCAGCATCAGCGCTGCCACGGCCGCGACGTGGGGTGCCGCGGCGGAGGTGCCGAAGAAGTTGTTGCCCTCCGGATCCCGGTTGCCGAACTCGTCGCGGCCACCGAAGAAGGTCGTGATGCCACCGTCCGGTCCGGTGACCCGCGGCTGCTCGCGCAGTTCCTCGACCGGAAGGCCTTCGGTGTCGAAGAGGGTCGGCGTGCCGCCCGCCGAGGAGGCTGCGTTGATCTCCGGCGGGGAGACGCCGAAGCGCGGCGTTTGGCGCCAGAAGGAAGAGCCGACACCGGCAGCACCTGCGGCGTTTGCGTGGCCGTAGCTCGAGCCGCTGTTCGTGGCGAACTCGTTCGGAAAGGAGGTCGGCGGGTCGTTGGTGTTCTCCGAGCCGGGATCGAAGACCACGTACTTCATGAAGCCCGGTGCTGGGCCCTCGAAGAGCTCGATCGCAATCGCGATTTCCAGCGGCTCGTCGGTGTTGTTGATGATGTCGAAAAACTCGATCGGATCGCCGCCGATGTTGAACGCCCGGCCGCCAATCCCGGTGAAGCGGCCGCTCGGGAAGTAGACAAGGATATCGAGATCGCTGGCCGAGCCCGGGGCACCGCTGACCGAGGCCGCGGGCTGATCCCAGTTGAATGCGAAGCGCGTCTGACCGGGGGCGACGGTGAAGCTCTGCAGATCGTCGACGCCCGGCCCCGGATCGAAGTCGTGGCGCGGCCCGGCGATCCCCCTTACGCCCGAATCCACGAAGCCGGCCTCGCCGCTGTCCCAAGCGTTGCGGCCATGGTTTCCCGACGCGGAGAAATAGACGACGCCGGCCGCCCGCACCTGGTCGACCGCCTGGGCGATGACGCCGTCCTGGAACATCGGTTCCGTGAAATAGAGAATGTCGTCGACGATGATCTCGGCGCCTGCCTGGTTGGCCAGTTCCACGATGCCGTTGGCAAAGTCGGCCTGGCCTTTGTTGGCGGTATGAAAGGCTTGGCTCGCCCGCGGCGCGACGTCGCGGATCAGTTGCATCATGGCGCGGCCTTCGTCGGGGGCGGGACAGGCGGTGTCGTCGAGGATCGTGATCCGCCGTTCCGGGGGCAGGTCGCCGGTCTCGATGTCGTCGGCCGCGCCGCCCTGGCAGTCGTAGCTGTCCGAAAGCACGCCGACCGTGATCCGGCGGCCGTTGACCTCGAAGACCTCTCGGGCGACGTCCGAGAACATTGCCGGGTCGCCTTCGCTGGTCACCGAGCCGGCTTGGGCGATCGCAACGGAGGGGCGGGCCAGTTGCAGGCTGCCGAGGCCGGCCGCCTGCTCGAGCGCGGTGACCGGCAGCCAGCCGGAAACCACGCGGCCGAAGGCGGAGCCGCGCTCCAGACCCAGGGCCTGCAAGTCCGCCAGCAGGTCGGCCGCCTCGCCCGAGGCGGCGGCGTCTATCAGGACCTTGCCGTCCACGACCCGAGCCAGCGGACCGCCGGACAAGGCCGGTACCGCATCGGCACGC of Kiloniellales bacterium contains these proteins:
- a CDS encoding dihydrodipicolinate synthase family protein, encoding MPATDSPFRGIYPMLYAYFGRDGGLDRAALRRQVAHCVEAGVQGLAVLGLATEVDKLSLEERRRLLDWTAEDLDGRLPLAVTVFGESVEAQADFLRAVEAAGADWAILQPPRRAGMSEAECLAFFSAVMATSALPVAIQNAPEYLGIGLGVESIETLRRRHDNFVLLKGEGPALTIREVIEASGEGLAVFNGRNGLELPDNLRAGCAGVIPGPETCAIQARIYELMAGGTPGGEAEAERLYREILPLLTFVMQSLQTLHCYGKRILAWQLDLGEVHDRAPALAPTAFGLDCVRRHAEALARISIETP
- a CDS encoding S8 family serine peptidase translates to MTARHLGRRAEGQRRNAVRAVEAAEREMAYGGAEGRRGRRAGSVRRLMAAAAMGALIAPWTATGSQAQGFDTSEAEAIAGIRAAKTGPMSKMDPALAALHEGLQADSAVRGLRADAVPALSGGPLARVVDGKVLIDAAASGEAADLLADLQALGLERGSAFGRVVSGWLPVTALEQAAGLGSLQLARPSVAIAQAGSVTSEGDPAMFSDVAREVFEVNGRRITVGVLSDSYDCQGGAADDIETGDLPPERRITILDDTACPAPDEGRAMMQLIRDVAPRASQAFHTANKGQADFANGIVELANQAGAEIIVDDILYFTEPMFQDGVIAQAVDQVRAAGVVYFSASGNHGRNAWDSGEAGFVDSGVRGIAGPRHDFDPGPGVDDLQSFTVAPGQTRFAFNWDQPAASVSGAPGSASDLDILVYFPSGRFTGIGGRAFNIGGDPIEFFDIINNTDEPLEIAIAIELFEGPAPGFMKYVVFDPGSENTNDPPTSFPNEFATNSGSSYGHANAAGAAGVGSSFWRQTPRFGVSPPEINAASSAGGTPTLFDTEGLPVEELREQPRVTGPDGGITTFFGGRDEFGNRDPEGNNFFGTSAAAPHVAAVAALMLEANRSLTADEILRILEDTATDMDDPATPDFDVGFDFGTGFGLVDARAAVRRASPDDDDDDDDDDFTVTRR
- a CDS encoding cold-shock protein, which gives rise to MATGTVKWFNLTKGYGFIQPSDGGADAFVHISAVERAGLRSLSEGQKVEYELTPGRNGKSSAENLVLID